In Aedes albopictus strain Foshan chromosome 3, AalbF5, whole genome shotgun sequence, the following are encoded in one genomic region:
- the LOC109431051 gene encoding sialin, with the protein MIVASKLLKGAIPKRLIVAIMIFIACLTSFMLRVNMSINILAMVHPTTATARQATNLSDSTLVSQSATLPTSSAASATLTLPGWNDTIESANETTFTSESTEVDKDPDLQNFGPRYRWDQKTQGNILGAYFYGYLLTSLPAGLLAERFGPKLLITVSFVACALTTAVTPLLAELGAWTVIGSRAVIGLLAGFVYPCLHNLISRWIPPNERGKVIACISGGSTFGTVITWPIAGIITEQLGWPASFYISALFVLLIAVLWVCLIEDSPAQHRTITAEEKKFIDDTFGGTVSKSKSWPPLGKVFTSLPYLSLLLLHYGNFWGMNFFITQAPKFMNEVLGFNLSNAGFLSSLPYLARMFSGFFFGYIGDLIRQKDLMSTTAVRKSFCLFSHLIPGAFLIALPYIGQDPLVCVSLIVACLGVNGASTITNLVNAQDLAPNFVATLYGVMNFLGTTAGFIAPMLVAHFTSESNTMEQWKSVFLISAAMYVVSGAIFIVFGSGKVQSWNEAKKKAESTESTGTADISATYNGECTIGKKE; encoded by the exons GAGCCATCCCGAAACGGCTAATCGTGGCCATTATGATCTTCATCGCGTGCCTAACGTCGTTCATGTTGCGTGTCAACATGTCCATCAACATTCTAGCCATGGTTCATCCAACAACGGCCACAGCCAGACAGGCAACCAACTTGAGCGATTCGACGCTTGTTAGCCAATCAGCCACGCTTCCTACCTCCAGCGCAGCGAGTGCGACTCTTACATTGCCAGGGTGGAATGACACGATCGAATCGGCAAACGAAACGACCTTCACGAGCGAGTCAACCGAGGTTGATAAAGATCCAGATCTGCAAAATTTCGGACCTCGCTACCGATGGGATCAGAAAACGCAAGGAAACATTCTCGGAGCGTATTTCTATGGATATTTGCTCACATCGCTACCAGCTGGACTGCTAGCCGAGCGATTCGGGCCGAAACTGCTGATAACGGTTTCGTTTGTGGCTTGTGCGTTAACGACTGCCGTAACTCCGCTTCTAGCTGAATTGGGAGCGTGGACGGTAATTGGATCGAGAGCCGTGATAGGGCTGCTAGCCGGTTTCGTGTATCCTTGTCTGCACAATCTCATATCGCGATGGATTCCTCCAAACGAAAGAGGCAAAGTAATTGCGTGTATCTCAGGAGGAAGTACTTTTGGAACAGTAATCACCTGGCCCATAGCCGGAATAATAACCGAACAACTAGGATGGCCAGCCTCGTTCTACATATCGGCCCTATTCGTTCTTCTGATTGCGGTCCTCTGGGTATGTCTGATTGAAGACTCACCAGCGCAACACAGAACGATAACAGCGGAAGAGAAGAAATTCATCGATGACACTTTTGGAGGAACGGTGTCCAAATCCAAGTCATGGCCACCGTTGGGCAAGGTGTTCACATCGTTACCATATTTGTCACTGCTGCTGCTACACTACGGGAACTTCTGGGGTATGAACTTCTTCATAACGCAGGCACCGAAGTTCATGAACGAAGTGCTTGGATTCAACTTATCTAACGCTGGATTCTTATCCAGCTTGCCATATCTGGCGCGAATGTTCTCCGGATTCTTCTTTGGCTACATCGGAGATCTAATTCGGCAGAAGGATCTCATGAGTACAACCGCCGTCAGAAAATCATTCTGTTTGTTTT CACATCTCATCCCAGGAGCCTTCTTGATAGCGCTTCCGTACATCGGTCAGGATCCGTTGGTGTGCGTATCGCTCATCGTAGCATGTTTGGGCGTCAACGGTGCTTCCACCATTACAAACCTGGTCAACGCACAAGATCTGGCGCCGAATTTCGTAGCGACGCTGTATGGAGTGATGAACTTCCTCGGCACGACAGCCGGCTTTATCGCGCCTATGTTGGTCGCACATTTCACCTCGGAAAGT AACACCATGGAGCAGTGGAAGAGCGTCTTCCTGATCAGCGCAGCCATGTACGTGGTGTCGGGCGCTATCTTCATCGTTTTTGGATCGGGTAAAGTGCAAAGCTGGAATGAGGCCAAAAAGAAGGCGGAATCGACGGAGAGCACGGGTACAGCGGATATTAGCGCCACCTACAATGGCGAGTGTACCATTGGCAAGAAAGAGTGA